In the Candidatus Dormiibacterota bacterium genome, TCTCTGTTTCGGTCAGTTTTTGAGGATGGTGCCCGATGGCTGCTGCCGCCGATCTCGCCCGACTGCGTTCCTTCATGGACGAACACGTTTACCCGAGCGAAGCAATCTACGCGTCCCAACTCGCTTCGGGAGCCTCGCCTTGGCAACAACCGCCCGTCATGGAACGCCTCAAAGACTTGGCGCGCAGGAACGGTCTATGGAACCTGTTCCTTCCCGAACCTGAATACGGCGCGGGCCTGACCAACCGCCAATACGCGCCGCTCTGCGAATTGATGGGAAGCTCGCCGATTGCGCCCGAGGTCTTCAATTGCAACGCACCGGACACCGGAAATATGGAGGTGCTCGCGCGGTACGGTTCTCCCGAGCAACGCGAGCGCTGGCTGGTGCCGTTACTCAGCGGCGAGATTCGCTCCGGATTCTCCATGACCGAGCCCGACGTCGCCTCTTCGGATGCGACGAACGTGCGGGCGTCGATTCGCCGTGACGGCGATACGTACGTGCTCGACGGCCTCAAGTGGTGGACGACCGGCGCGATGCATCCGGCATGCAAAGTCTTGATCTACATGGGCAAGTCCGATCCGCAAGCGCCCAAATACTTGCAGCAATCGATGGTGCTGGTCCCGATCGGCACGCCGGGCGTGCGCATCGTGCGCCACCTCTCCATCTTCGGCTATGACGACGCACCCTTCGGCCACTGCGAAATCGCGTTCGACAACGTGCGCGTTCCACTAGAGAACGTGATCTTGGGCGAAGGCCGCGGTTTCGAAATCGCTCAGGGGCGTCTAGGGCCGGGCCGCCTGCATCATTGCCTGCGTCTGCTCGGCATGAGCGAACGCGTCCTCGCGATGATGGTGCGCCGCGTACGTTCGCGCGTCGCTTTCGGGAAGACGCTGGCGGAGCAAGGCGTCGTGCGAGAGTGGATCGCGCGCTCGCGTATCGATATCGACCAGGCGCGATTGCTCACCTACGATGCGGCCGACCGTTTGGATCGCGAAGGCAACAAACGCGCGGCGACCGCGATCGCGATGGCCAAGGTCGTCGCACCGAACGCCGCGCAGCGCGTGATCGACCGCGCGATCCAGGCCTTCGGCGCCGAGGGACTTCTCGACGACACCGGCCTCTCCCATGCCTGGATCGCGGCACGCTCGCTGCGCATCGCCGACGGCCCGGACGAAGTGCATCTGGTCGCGATTG is a window encoding:
- a CDS encoding acyl-CoA dehydrogenase family protein gives rise to the protein MAAAADLARLRSFMDEHVYPSEAIYASQLASGASPWQQPPVMERLKDLARRNGLWNLFLPEPEYGAGLTNRQYAPLCELMGSSPIAPEVFNCNAPDTGNMEVLARYGSPEQRERWLVPLLSGEIRSGFSMTEPDVASSDATNVRASIRRDGDTYVLDGLKWWTTGAMHPACKVLIYMGKSDPQAPKYLQQSMVLVPIGTPGVRIVRHLSIFGYDDAPFGHCEIAFDNVRVPLENVILGEGRGFEIAQGRLGPGRLHHCLRLLGMSERVLAMMVRRVRSRVAFGKTLAEQGVVREWIARSRIDIDQARLLTYDAADRLDREGNKRAATAIAMAKVVAPNAAQRVIDRAIQAFGAEGLLDDTGLSHAWIAARSLRIADGPDEVHLVAIAKAELAKYDPAHV